A genomic stretch from Thermostichus vulcanus str. 'Rupite' includes:
- a CDS encoding glycosyltransferase, producing MLGGLVWEPIKAGIPGLLMGVLSLTALLIGLVAVRLWRALRASPWLTDVPEEKAAEVAAAMERLAVIVPAYNEAKNVVDCLTSILESTSAPMQVWLVDDDSTDATWELAQTLATARMTQPHGPRLHLLKGDPRPQGQVWVGKNWACAQAVAMIEADYLLFLDCDVRLESGAIEAALWQLLETNSGLVTVGPQLVCGCLAEWLVQPIMMTILAVGYNFAAVNDPNSSKAFAFGPFMLFRRSAYEQIGGHAGVADVVVEDVTLGQRIKASGLGLKIRLGGARVRSRMYADGDALWEGWTKNWFLGLERNWVLALLAMVTILGICSLPWLGLILAWATQSLGVLLASLAGIMAQLGIRLLLKHWAHLPLRYWWLTAVGGWVTAAIVLASAIRTSTGHNWTWRGRSLATP from the coding sequence ATGTTGGGGGGCTTAGTGTGGGAGCCAATCAAGGCTGGGATCCCTGGCCTGCTCATGGGGGTGCTGTCCTTGACGGCCCTCTTGATTGGGCTGGTGGCGGTACGGTTGTGGCGGGCTTTGCGGGCTTCCCCTTGGCTAACAGATGTCCCGGAGGAAAAAGCGGCTGAAGTGGCGGCGGCCATGGAACGGCTGGCGGTGATTGTCCCCGCCTATAACGAGGCCAAAAACGTGGTGGACTGCCTGACCAGTATCCTGGAGAGCACCTCTGCCCCTATGCAGGTGTGGCTGGTGGATGATGACTCAACAGATGCGACCTGGGAGCTGGCGCAAACCCTAGCCACCGCTCGCATGACACAACCCCATGGTCCACGCCTACATCTACTCAAGGGGGATCCCCGTCCGCAAGGACAAGTATGGGTGGGCAAAAACTGGGCCTGTGCCCAGGCAGTGGCGATGATTGAAGCGGATTATCTGCTCTTTCTTGACTGTGATGTGCGGCTGGAATCCGGCGCGATTGAGGCCGCCCTCTGGCAGCTTCTAGAAACCAACAGTGGTCTGGTAACGGTGGGGCCGCAGTTGGTGTGTGGTTGTCTGGCGGAATGGCTGGTGCAACCGATTATGATGACCATCCTGGCGGTTGGGTACAACTTTGCCGCCGTCAATGATCCCAACAGCTCTAAGGCGTTTGCTTTTGGCCCGTTTATGTTGTTTCGCCGCTCTGCTTACGAGCAGATTGGGGGGCATGCCGGAGTAGCGGATGTGGTGGTGGAAGATGTCACCTTAGGTCAGCGCATCAAGGCCAGTGGCTTGGGCCTGAAGATCCGTCTGGGTGGGGCACGGGTTCGCAGCCGTATGTATGCCGATGGGGATGCCCTTTGGGAGGGGTGGACAAAAAATTGGTTTTTGGGCCTGGAGCGCAATTGGGTGCTGGCCCTATTGGCAATGGTCACTATTTTGGGGATTTGTAGCCTGCCCTGGCTAGGACTGATCCTCGCTTGGGCCACTCAGTCGCTGGGGGTGCTGTTGGCCAGTTTGGCGGGGATTATGGCTCAATTGGGGATTCGACTCCTCCTTAAACATTGGGCCCATTTACCGCTGCGCTACTGGTGGCTGACAGCGGTGGGGGGATGGGTAACGGCTGCCATTGTTCTGGCCTCAGCGATTCGTACCAGCACTGGACACAACTGGACCTGGCGGGGCCGTTCTTTGGCCACCCCCTAG
- a CDS encoding HD domain-containing protein, whose product MALRFCKSRTYHDPLHGAISLDGGDAVEALLIRLIDTPAFQRLRRIRQLDTAFFTFHGAEGSRFTHSVGVLYITRRLFDKLARRYAELRPYRAVTLASALLHDIGHSPFSHAGEEIFGCHHEAWTARILREDPQVSTLLAEFDPQLPAQMQQVLQKQFPLPLVGQLISSQLDCDRFDYLMRDSLLTGAQYGHLDLDRIVTVMDYDPETGSLSIPARKGLGAIEHYLVVRYFMYTQVYQHPKSLCARFILDRLFKRAQVLLQRGEIELDPVLTAWLWAAIAAQKGDPFELPLPLYLAADDGLFSYPFRFWAMSGRDPILADLSRRYLDRDLFKARNITHLPEEDRQTLVASVSEKMRREGLDPESYLGIRSAHTQGYSLYAQGIQLQTERGCEEIAQLSPLVRALVKTQQQVWLIFPRPYSDIVEGFLYA is encoded by the coding sequence ATGGCGCTGCGTTTTTGCAAGTCTCGAACCTATCACGATCCCCTGCATGGAGCCATCAGCCTCGATGGCGGGGATGCGGTTGAAGCCCTGCTGATTCGCCTGATCGATACGCCTGCTTTTCAGCGCTTGCGCCGCATTCGCCAATTGGATACTGCCTTTTTCACCTTTCATGGCGCGGAGGGATCCCGGTTTACCCATTCGGTGGGGGTGTTGTACATCACACGGCGGCTGTTCGACAAATTGGCCCGTCGCTATGCGGAGTTGCGCCCCTATCGGGCGGTGACCCTGGCCTCTGCCCTACTGCACGATATTGGCCATAGCCCCTTTAGCCATGCCGGGGAAGAGATTTTTGGTTGCCACCACGAAGCCTGGACAGCGCGCATTTTGCGGGAGGATCCGCAAGTTTCCACTCTGCTGGCGGAGTTCGATCCGCAGCTGCCGGCACAGATGCAGCAGGTGTTGCAAAAGCAGTTTCCCTTACCTCTGGTGGGGCAGTTGATCTCCAGCCAACTGGACTGCGACCGCTTCGACTACCTGATGCGGGATAGCCTGCTCACGGGTGCCCAATACGGCCATTTGGATCTGGATCGGATTGTCACGGTGATGGATTATGACCCGGAAACCGGATCCCTCTCCATTCCAGCCCGCAAAGGGTTAGGAGCGATTGAACACTATCTGGTGGTGCGCTACTTCATGTATACCCAGGTGTATCAACATCCCAAAAGTTTGTGTGCCCGCTTCATCTTGGATCGGCTGTTTAAGCGCGCACAGGTGCTGCTGCAAAGGGGGGAAATTGAGCTGGATCCGGTACTGACGGCCTGGTTGTGGGCTGCGATAGCTGCCCAAAAAGGGGATCCCTTTGAGTTGCCTTTGCCCCTGTACTTGGCTGCTGACGATGGGCTGTTTAGCTATCCCTTTCGCTTTTGGGCTATGTCGGGCCGGGATCCGATCTTGGCCGATTTGTCACGGCGCTACCTGGATCGGGATCTGTTTAAGGCCCGCAACATCACCCATTTGCCGGAAGAAGACCGCCAAACTTTGGTTGCCAGCGTGAGCGAAAAAATGCGGCGGGAGGGCCTGGATCCGGAAAGTTACCTCGGGATCCGCTCTGCTCATACCCAGGGCTACAGCCTTTATGCCCAAGGGATCCAGCTGCAAACCGAGCGAGGTTGTGAAGAAATTGCCCAGCTTTCCCCCCTGGTGCGCGCTCTGGTGAAAACCCAACAACAAGTTTGGTTGATCTTCCCCCGCCCCTATAGCGATATCGTGGAAGGGTTTCTGTATGCCTAA
- a CDS encoding SGNH/GDSL hydrolase family protein, whose amino-acid sequence MGSPTGNLQWTSTSSLGFIKLGLILILSLSLVACAAASESVLPTLPSVIRYTALGASDAVGVNASVSCDGPANAAGTRPQRSDPLQCPNGTGYVPRLAQLLPAPVELTNLGRSGAVISPAIQSLGDFIPANLLQDQVPRIPPDTTLITIWIGGNDTNAITLAAARLALQGGDPLPFIDQQIDQFAADYQTLLQSIRARAPQARIVVANLPNFALIPLGLQQPGSVRQLLATISLGLTRQVINPLSQQGIPVVDLLCDPRSYSRDSFFPGPIADGFHPNDQGYADLAEAFLGAIQQPTPPQVSCPPFSNPGSLQLDVEEILSASETEFFRRSVLGKN is encoded by the coding sequence ATGGGATCCCCAACCGGTAACCTGCAGTGGACATCCACAAGCTCCCTTGGTTTCATAAAGCTGGGGTTGATCTTGATCCTCAGCTTGAGTTTAGTCGCCTGTGCTGCAGCCTCTGAGTCGGTTCTGCCCACCCTGCCCAGTGTTATTCGCTATACCGCTCTAGGGGCTAGCGATGCGGTGGGGGTGAATGCCTCTGTGTCCTGCGATGGCCCTGCCAATGCCGCTGGCACCCGACCCCAACGCTCGGATCCCTTGCAGTGCCCAAATGGCACCGGCTATGTGCCCCGTCTGGCTCAATTGTTACCGGCGCCGGTTGAGTTGACCAATTTGGGGCGCTCCGGAGCGGTGATCAGCCCTGCTATTCAATCTTTGGGGGACTTTATTCCCGCCAACCTACTCCAGGATCAAGTGCCCCGCATCCCCCCCGATACCACCCTGATCACGATCTGGATTGGAGGGAACGACACCAACGCCATTACCCTGGCGGCTGCCCGTCTGGCTCTACAGGGAGGGGATCCCTTGCCGTTTATCGATCAACAAATTGACCAGTTTGCCGCCGACTATCAAACGCTGCTGCAATCCATTCGCGCCCGTGCCCCGCAAGCCCGCATTGTGGTGGCCAACCTACCCAACTTCGCCCTCATCCCTTTGGGGCTCCAGCAACCTGGCAGTGTGCGTCAACTGTTGGCGACGATTTCTCTCGGCCTCACCCGACAGGTGATCAACCCCCTCAGCCAGCAGGGGATCCCGGTGGTGGACTTGCTTTGTGATCCCCGCTCCTACAGCCGCGACTCCTTTTTCCCCGGCCCGATTGCCGATGGATTTCACCCCAACGACCAGGGCTACGCTGACCTGGCTGAAGCTTTCTTGGGAGCGATCCAACAACCTACCCCACCCCAAGTCAGCTGTCCTCCCTTTAGCAATCCGGGATCCCTGCAGTTAGATGTGGAGGAGATCCTCAGCGCCAGTGAGACGGAGTTCTTTCGGAGAAGTGTTCTCGGCAAAAACTAG
- a CDS encoding ribonuclease J codes for MPTLRTPVASRPAALPSTASVQLIPLGGEREIGKNTWAFRYEDDIILLDAGLAFPDESMHGVNIVLPDMTYIKQNRDKVRGMVVTHGHEDHIGGIPYHLREFDIPVIYGPRLALALLEEKLRDVGLLNRTELRTVAPREIVPLSKHFFAEFIRNTHSFADSFTVALHTPAGVIIQTGDFKIDHTPVDGEYFDLQRLAEHGEKGVLCLISDSTNAEVPGFTPSEASVLPGLSKAIAGAKGRVIITTFASSVHRLNLVLQVAEQQGRVVSLLGRSMLNVVAHARRLGYVRCKDETLQPMQVINNLPDDQVIILTTGSQGEPLAALTRIANGEHPQLQIKPGDTVVWSANPIPGNTIAVSRVIDKLMELGANVIYGKDKGLHVSGHGCQEDQKLMLALTRPKFFVPTHGEYRMLLKHAETAMSMGIPRENIVIVDNGDVVEVSQDRIAIVDKVPSGLQMIDDSRAGVVMDRVLQERQQIAKDGMVTVVLSLDSSGQLLYTPQVQTFGLAGEAKDLKGSALKPLLEETLKQEWSRFARSLERGSVDIDWAGLKGELERVVRRFVREQLRSKPTVVVFVQSPEEESAPAVPVADGDLRQERLPDATRRRRRSSAAVAAS; via the coding sequence ATGCCAACATTACGCACTCCTGTTGCTTCTCGTCCTGCAGCTTTGCCCTCCACGGCCTCCGTTCAGCTGATTCCACTGGGGGGAGAACGGGAGATTGGCAAGAATACTTGGGCCTTCCGCTACGAAGATGACATTATCCTCTTGGATGCCGGTTTGGCCTTTCCGGATGAAAGTATGCACGGGGTCAATATCGTGCTGCCGGACATGACTTACATCAAGCAAAACCGGGACAAAGTACGGGGAATGGTGGTTACCCACGGCCACGAAGATCACATCGGCGGGATCCCGTATCACCTGCGGGAATTTGATATTCCGGTTATTTACGGCCCTAGATTAGCACTGGCCTTACTAGAAGAAAAATTACGGGACGTGGGGCTACTTAACCGTACAGAATTACGCACCGTTGCCCCCCGTGAGATTGTGCCCTTGAGCAAACATTTCTTCGCAGAATTTATTCGCAACACCCACTCGTTTGCCGACAGTTTTACCGTGGCTCTGCATACACCCGCTGGGGTCATTATCCAGACCGGTGACTTCAAAATCGACCATACACCCGTGGATGGCGAGTATTTTGACCTGCAACGGCTGGCAGAACATGGGGAGAAAGGCGTTCTTTGCTTGATTAGCGACTCCACCAACGCGGAAGTACCGGGATTTACCCCTTCCGAAGCCTCGGTGTTGCCCGGTCTTTCCAAAGCGATTGCCGGTGCCAAAGGGCGGGTGATCATTACCACCTTTGCCTCTTCGGTACATCGTCTGAATCTGGTGCTCCAGGTTGCTGAACAACAGGGGCGGGTGGTGTCTCTGCTGGGCCGCTCCATGTTGAATGTGGTGGCTCATGCCCGCCGCTTAGGGTATGTGCGCTGCAAGGACGAAACCCTGCAACCGATGCAGGTGATCAATAACCTGCCGGATGACCAGGTGATCATTCTCACCACCGGATCCCAAGGAGAGCCGCTGGCCGCCCTCACCCGCATTGCCAACGGTGAGCATCCCCAGTTGCAAATTAAGCCTGGGGATACAGTCGTTTGGTCCGCCAACCCAATTCCGGGCAATACCATTGCGGTGTCGCGGGTGATCGACAAACTGATGGAGTTGGGGGCCAATGTGATCTACGGCAAAGACAAAGGCTTGCATGTCTCCGGCCACGGTTGCCAGGAAGATCAAAAGCTGATGCTGGCCCTCACCCGTCCCAAGTTTTTCGTGCCTACCCACGGTGAGTACCGCATGTTGCTCAAGCATGCCGAAACCGCCATGAGCATGGGGATCCCTCGGGAAAACATTGTGATTGTCGACAATGGGGATGTGGTGGAGGTTAGCCAAGATCGCATTGCTATCGTCGATAAGGTGCCCTCTGGCCTGCAAATGATCGATGATTCCCGTGCGGGCGTGGTGATGGACAGAGTGCTCCAAGAGCGCCAGCAGATCGCCAAAGATGGCATGGTGACGGTGGTGCTCAGCCTGGATAGCAGCGGCCAGTTGCTTTACACTCCACAAGTACAAACCTTTGGCTTGGCGGGTGAGGCCAAAGATCTGAAAGGTTCTGCTCTGAAACCCCTCTTGGAGGAGACCCTGAAGCAGGAATGGTCTCGTTTTGCACGCTCCCTAGAGCGGGGCAGTGTGGATATCGACTGGGCTGGGCTCAAGGGTGAACTAGAACGGGTGGTGCGTCGCTTTGTGCGGGAACAACTGCGCAGCAAACCGACGGTGGTGGTGTTCGTGCAATCTCCTGAGGAAGAATCAGCCCCTGCTGTGCCCGTTGCGGATGGCGACCTTCGGCAAGAACGGCTACCCGATGCCACTCGGCGGCGGCGACGCTCCTCGGCAGCGGTAGCGGCGTCCTAA
- the dapA gene encoding 4-hydroxy-tetrahydrodipicolinate synthase, producing the protein MNWGRVLTAMITPFTAEGELNYDEAARLADYLVTHGSDGLVVCGTTGESPTLTWQEEFELFRVVRDAVAGRAKVIAGTGSNSTREAIEATKKAAQLGLDGSLQVVPYYNKPTQAGLYQHFKAIAEASDLPILLYNIPGRTGASLQPETVANLAELETIVAIKEASGMMDVASEIRRLTPSRFGIYSGDDSLTLPILSLGGSGVVSVASHLVGLQLQELIQSYSRGQHDQALAHHLRLFPLFKVLFIETNPVPVKAALEMQGWKVGRVRLPLAPLQASSLQALRQVLEEMGLLTELKGSERIAANIS; encoded by the coding sequence GTGAATTGGGGTCGGGTGCTGACGGCGATGATTACCCCCTTTACCGCTGAGGGGGAGCTGAATTACGACGAAGCCGCTCGTTTGGCCGATTATTTGGTGACCCATGGCAGCGATGGGTTGGTGGTGTGCGGCACCACAGGCGAGTCTCCCACCCTCACCTGGCAGGAAGAATTTGAGCTCTTTCGGGTGGTGCGGGATGCCGTGGCCGGGCGGGCCAAGGTGATAGCTGGAACGGGCTCCAACTCCACCCGTGAAGCCATCGAAGCCACCAAAAAAGCCGCCCAGTTGGGTCTAGATGGCTCTTTACAAGTGGTGCCCTACTACAACAAGCCTACCCAGGCAGGCTTGTATCAGCACTTTAAGGCCATTGCTGAAGCCAGCGATCTCCCCATCCTGCTCTACAATATTCCCGGTCGGACGGGGGCTAGCTTACAACCGGAAACCGTGGCGAACTTGGCGGAGTTGGAAACCATTGTCGCTATTAAGGAAGCCAGTGGTATGATGGATGTAGCTTCGGAAATTCGGCGACTGACCCCCTCTCGCTTCGGCATCTACTCGGGAGATGATTCTCTGACCTTGCCGATATTGTCTTTAGGGGGAAGTGGAGTGGTTAGTGTAGCTAGCCATTTGGTCGGCTTGCAGTTGCAGGAGTTGATCCAGAGCTACAGTAGGGGCCAGCACGACCAAGCTTTGGCTCACCACTTGCGTCTGTTTCCGTTGTTCAAGGTTTTGTTTATTGAAACCAACCCTGTTCCAGTCAAAGCAGCACTAGAGATGCAGGGATGGAAGGTGGGGCGGGTGCGCTTACCCTTGGCTCCATTGCAGGCGAGTTCCTTACAGGCTTTGCGACAGGTTTTGGAAGAGATGGGGCTGTTGACTGAGTTGAAGGGATCCGAGCGAATTGCGGCAAATATTTCTTAG
- a CDS encoding nitroreductase family protein: protein MDALTALKERISANKFDPNRSLSAAEIKELVAYATEAPSAYNIQHWRFVAVTEADAKERLKSVAYNQQKVADAPVVFIILGDLQGYEKMPQIVAQTVAAGILPAEQGESWVKMAQSAYLNNPTLARDEAIRSGAMAAMALMIAAQAKGLVSGPMIGFDPEGVKREFHIPDRYVPVMLLPVGYAAPGNWPRKPRLSVDEVLAFGQGREF, encoded by the coding sequence ATGGATGCCCTAACTGCTCTGAAAGAGCGCATCTCCGCCAACAAGTTTGACCCCAACCGCAGTTTATCCGCAGCAGAGATCAAAGAGCTGGTTGCCTATGCAACAGAAGCCCCTTCTGCCTACAACATTCAGCACTGGCGGTTTGTTGCGGTGACAGAGGCGGATGCGAAAGAGCGTCTGAAGTCTGTAGCCTACAACCAACAAAAGGTAGCAGATGCGCCCGTGGTTTTTATCATCCTGGGGGATCTACAGGGTTACGAAAAGATGCCTCAGATCGTTGCACAAACCGTTGCTGCCGGGATCCTACCGGCGGAACAAGGGGAAAGCTGGGTGAAAATGGCGCAAAGTGCCTACCTTAACAATCCCACACTGGCGCGGGATGAGGCGATTCGCTCCGGGGCAATGGCGGCCATGGCCTTAATGATTGCCGCTCAAGCGAAAGGGCTGGTGAGCGGGCCGATGATTGGGTTTGACCCGGAAGGGGTGAAGCGGGAATTCCACATTCCCGACCGCTATGTGCCGGTGATGTTGCTGCCGGTCGGATATGCCGCCCCGGGGAATTGGCCACGGAAACCCCGTTTGAGTGTGGATGAGGTGCTGGCCTTTGGGCAAGGGCGAGAGTTTTAG
- a CDS encoding NAD(P)H-quinone oxidoreductase subunit 4 encodes MSEFPWLTTVIFYPIVASLFIPLIPAPAGDPNSRAHAQKLAERIRWFALFIGVTDLLILLAGFYYGYDPSLSGLQLFERYSWVPQVGLSWSVGADGLSMPLILLTAFITTLAILASWPVTLKPRLFYFLMLAMYGGQIGVFAVQDMLLFFLMWELELIPVYLLLSIWGGKNRLYAATKFILYTALSSLFILVAALAMAFYGNTISFDMTDLAQKTYPLTFQLLIYGAFLIAYGVKLPIFPLHTWLPDAHGEATAPVHMLLAGILLKMGGYALMRMNVGMLPDAHLYFAPVLIVLGVVNIIFAALTSFAQRNLKRKIAYSSISHMGFVLIGIGCLTEIGMSGAMLQMISHGLIGASLFFLVGATYDRTHTLELEEMGGVGLKMPKIFSMFTACSLASLALPGMSGFVAEIMVFIGMATTDAYSGPFKVVIVFLAAVGVILTPIYLLSMLRQIFFGPENKDLTEHEELVDAEPREVFIIACLLIPIIGIGLYPKLVTTLYDQSTNALVATLRQELPPPTETVALAPALYD; translated from the coding sequence TTGAGCGAGTTTCCTTGGCTGACGACGGTGATTTTCTACCCGATTGTCGCCTCCCTATTCATTCCGTTGATCCCGGCTCCGGCAGGGGATCCCAACAGCCGTGCCCATGCCCAAAAGCTGGCGGAACGGATTCGCTGGTTTGCATTATTCATTGGGGTCACGGATCTGCTGATTTTGCTGGCCGGGTTTTACTACGGCTATGATCCCAGCCTCAGCGGGCTGCAACTGTTTGAGCGCTATAGCTGGGTACCCCAGGTGGGCCTGAGCTGGTCGGTGGGGGCTGATGGCCTCTCGATGCCCTTGATCCTGCTCACCGCCTTCATTACCACCCTGGCCATCCTGGCTTCCTGGCCCGTCACCCTGAAGCCGCGCCTGTTTTATTTCCTGATGTTGGCCATGTACGGCGGCCAGATCGGGGTGTTTGCCGTACAGGATATGTTGCTCTTTTTCCTGATGTGGGAATTGGAGCTAATCCCGGTGTATCTGTTGCTCTCCATCTGGGGTGGGAAAAACCGTCTCTATGCGGCCACCAAGTTCATTCTCTACACCGCCCTCAGCTCCCTGTTTATTTTGGTGGCGGCTTTGGCCATGGCTTTCTACGGCAACACCATCAGCTTTGACATGACGGATCTGGCCCAGAAAACCTATCCCCTCACCTTCCAGCTACTCATTTACGGGGCCTTTCTGATTGCTTACGGGGTGAAGCTGCCGATTTTCCCTCTGCATACTTGGTTGCCGGATGCCCATGGAGAGGCCACTGCACCAGTCCACATGTTGCTGGCCGGGATCTTGCTGAAAATGGGGGGATATGCTCTTATGCGTATGAATGTGGGGATGCTCCCGGATGCCCACCTTTACTTTGCGCCGGTGTTGATCGTGTTGGGGGTGGTCAACATCATCTTTGCCGCCCTGACCTCTTTTGCGCAGCGTAACCTGAAGCGCAAAATCGCCTACTCCTCCATCAGCCACATGGGCTTTGTGCTGATCGGCATCGGCTGTCTGACGGAGATCGGCATGAGTGGGGCGATGTTGCAGATGATCTCCCACGGGTTAATTGGGGCCAGTCTCTTCTTTTTGGTGGGAGCTACCTACGACCGTACCCACACGCTGGAGCTGGAGGAAATGGGGGGCGTGGGGCTGAAAATGCCGAAGATTTTCTCCATGTTTACCGCCTGCTCACTGGCCTCTCTGGCACTGCCAGGCATGAGCGGCTTTGTGGCCGAGATCATGGTGTTTATCGGCATGGCCACCACGGATGCCTACTCTGGCCCCTTTAAGGTGGTCATCGTTTTCTTGGCGGCAGTCGGAGTGATCTTGACCCCCATCTACTTGCTGTCCATGTTGCGGCAGATCTTCTTTGGGCCGGAAAACAAAGACCTGACTGAACATGAGGAACTGGTGGATGCCGAACCGCGAGAGGTGTTTATCATCGCCTGCTTGCTGATCCCGATTATTGGCATTGGGCTGTACCCAAAATTGGTCACCACCCTCTACGACCAATCCACCAACGCTCTAGTCGCCACCCTGCGGCAAGAACTCCCCCCACCCACCGAAACGGTGGCTTTGGCTCCCGCCCTCTACGACTAA
- a CDS encoding isoaspartyl peptidase/L-asparaginase, whose translation MPQPKLIIHGGAGSALDGENSVETVRGSLRQVVESTYELLRAGQSAEAAVLHACQLLEDDPLYNAGTGSVLQSDGQIRMSAALMNGANQAFSGVINVSRVQHPIVMAQALQSSPDRVVAEQGAAELARELKLPLYDPATLKRVQEWLQLRQAHPPARVLTSLAMGTIGAVALDQQGQISVGTSTGGRGFERLGRVSDSATPAGTYASAEAGVSCTGVGEDILDECLAARIVVRVEDGMSLKAAVAKSFQEARQRSRAFGAIALSRSGEIAWETTTDMLLAAYHDGQGIGFTI comes from the coding sequence ATGCCTCAGCCCAAACTGATCATCCACGGTGGAGCCGGTAGCGCCCTGGATGGGGAAAACAGTGTGGAAACTGTGAGGGGATCCCTGCGGCAGGTAGTGGAGAGCACCTATGAATTGCTGCGAGCAGGGCAAAGTGCCGAAGCGGCGGTGCTGCATGCCTGTCAATTGCTGGAGGATGACCCCCTCTACAATGCGGGTACGGGTTCGGTGCTGCAATCGGATGGACAAATTCGCATGAGTGCCGCCCTCATGAACGGGGCAAACCAGGCCTTCAGTGGGGTGATTAACGTCAGCCGCGTTCAACATCCGATTGTAATGGCCCAAGCCTTGCAATCTAGCCCCGACCGAGTGGTGGCCGAACAAGGCGCTGCTGAGCTGGCCCGGGAACTGAAATTACCTCTCTACGACCCGGCCACCTTGAAACGGGTTCAGGAATGGTTGCAGTTGCGCCAAGCTCATCCCCCGGCACGGGTGCTCACCTCTTTGGCGATGGGCACGATTGGCGCTGTTGCCCTCGATCAACAGGGGCAAATTTCTGTAGGAACCTCCACGGGCGGGCGGGGGTTTGAGCGCTTGGGTCGGGTGAGCGATTCGGCGACCCCAGCCGGAACCTATGCCAGTGCTGAGGCAGGGGTGAGTTGTACCGGCGTCGGGGAAGATATCTTAGATGAGTGCCTAGCGGCGCGGATTGTGGTGCGGGTGGAGGATGGCATGAGCCTAAAAGCGGCAGTGGCCAAGTCTTTTCAAGAGGCCCGCCAACGCAGCCGTGCCTTTGGGGCCATTGCCCTATCCCGATCCGGTGAGATTGCCTGGGAGACCACCACCGATATGCTCCTGGCTGCCTATCACGATGGGCAGGGGATCGGCTTCACGATCTGA
- a CDS encoding adenosine deaminase, producing MALHAELHRHLGGSVVPRILWRYFHRQGSPLAERFPTYPEFEDFYTRPRNTLEDYLELHTLVEHVQTLETLPYFIYRLLRGAYVFEDLAYLEIRYTPYLRTDPSLDEADRLKQMRQVIETVGQASQQQEYPIVTSQILCLHSRLPSHINRAMLEAAVESDYVCAIDLAGGDKPYRERMEEWIELYKYALARGLKTTAHLYETLDGCHPELLPYVSRIGHGIQIPLHYPELLPELARRGQCLEVCPTTYLKTGTLPSLDPLKIVFDRCFEAGVDIAICTDNAGLHNVRLPFEYENLLTHDIINFEQLKLCQEAAFRHAFAWPYKDRPASLLSELQQGVAAASLVALEA from the coding sequence ATGGCACTTCATGCTGAGTTGCACCGCCACCTGGGCGGCTCTGTTGTACCGAGAATTCTGTGGCGCTATTTTCATCGCCAGGGATCCCCTTTGGCGGAGCGCTTTCCCACCTATCCCGAATTTGAAGACTTTTACACTCGCCCCCGCAACACCCTTGAGGATTACCTGGAACTGCACACCCTGGTGGAGCATGTGCAAACCCTAGAGACTCTGCCCTATTTCATCTATCGTTTGTTGCGGGGGGCCTATGTGTTCGAAGATTTGGCCTATCTGGAAATTCGCTATACCCCCTATCTGCGCACGGATCCCAGCCTAGATGAGGCGGATCGGCTCAAGCAAATGCGCCAGGTAATCGAGACGGTTGGCCAAGCCAGCCAACAGCAAGAGTACCCGATCGTCACCAGCCAGATCCTGTGTTTGCACTCCCGCCTGCCTAGCCACATTAATCGAGCCATGCTGGAGGCGGCTGTCGAGTCAGACTATGTGTGTGCCATCGACCTAGCTGGAGGAGACAAACCCTATCGGGAGCGCATGGAGGAGTGGATTGAGCTGTACAAATACGCCTTGGCTCGGGGCCTCAAAACCACCGCCCACCTCTACGAAACCTTGGATGGCTGCCACCCGGAATTGTTGCCCTATGTCTCGCGGATCGGGCATGGCATCCAAATTCCGCTGCATTACCCGGAATTGCTCCCGGAACTGGCGCGCCGCGGACAATGTTTGGAAGTGTGCCCCACCACCTATCTGAAAACGGGCACTCTACCCAGTCTGGATCCCCTCAAGATTGTCTTTGATCGCTGCTTTGAAGCGGGAGTCGATATTGCCATCTGTACCGACAATGCCGGTTTGCACAATGTGCGGTTGCCTTTTGAATATGAGAACCTGCTCACCCACGACATTATTAACTTTGAACAGTTAAAACTTTGTCAGGAGGCGGCCTTCCGCCATGCTTTTGCTTGGCCCTACAAGGATCGTCCGGCCTCGCTGTTGTCGGAGTTGCAGCAGGGGGTAGCGGCGGCATCTTTGGTGGCGCTCGAAGCCTGA